GTCGTCCCGGGTGATCCCGAGATGCGTCACCATACGGATGCGGCGGGGATGGGTGCCGGCGCCGGCCGGGGCGGCCAGCACCCCCCGCTCCCGGAGCCCAAGGCAGAGCTCCTGGGCGGTGGGCCCGGTCTGGATCTCGAACACCACGATGTTCGTCTCCGGGGGCCACACGGAGAGGCCGGGGATCGTGGAGAGCCCGTCCGCGAGGAGGCGGGCGTGCGCGTGGTCGTCGGCGAGGCGGTCCACGTGATGCTCCAGGGCGTACAGGCCAGCCGCGGCCAGGATCCCTACTTGGCGCATCCCCCCACCCATGGCCTTGCGCACCCGGCGGGCCTCGGCGATGAACGGGCCCGACCCACACAACATCGAGCCGACGGGACAGCCGAGGCCCTTGGACAGGCAGAACATCACCGAGTCCACCCCGCGCACAAGTTCCCGGACGGGGAGCCCGGTGGCCACCGCAGCGTTGAAGATGCGGGCCCCGTCCAGGTGCACGGGGAGGCCACGGGCGTGGGCGACCGCGATCACCTCCCGCGCACCCTCAACCGGCCAAATCCGCCCTCCGGCGGCGTTGTGCGTGTTCTCCAGGCACAGAAGTCCGGTCGGGGCGAGGTAGTAGAGGTCGGGGTGGATGGCTGCCGCTACCTGGTCGGCGGTGAACACACCGCGCTCCCCCACGAGGAGGCGGGGTTGGACCCCGGAGAAGCGGGCCATGGTGGCCATCTCCACGTTGTAGATGTGGGAGGTGGCCTCAACGATCACCTCCTGGCCGGGGCGGGTGTGGCAAGCGATGGCGATCTGGTTCCCCATCGTCCCCGAGGGGACGAACAGGGCGGCCTCCATCCCCGTAATCTCCG
This sequence is a window from Candidatus Acetothermia bacterium. Protein-coding genes within it:
- the ltaE gene encoding low-specificity L-threonine aldolase, with product MDVIDLRSDTVTVPTAGMRQAMAQAAVGDDVFGEDPTVRRLEERAAEITGMEAALFVPSGTMGNQIAIACHTRPGQEVIVEATSHIYNVEMATMARFSGVQPRLLVGERGVFTADQVAAAIHPDLYYLAPTGLLCLENTHNAAGGRIWPVEGAREVIAVAHARGLPVHLDGARIFNAAVATGLPVRELVRGVDSVMFCLSKGLGCPVGSMLCGSGPFIAEARRVRKAMGGGMRQVGILAAAGLYALEHHVDRLADDHAHARLLADGLSTIPGLSVWPPETNIVVFEIQTGPTAQELCLGLRERGVLAAPAGAGTHPRRIRMVTHLGITRDDILRTVDRLRRELGTPRM